The Bacteroidia bacterium genome includes a window with the following:
- a CDS encoding outer membrane lipoprotein carrier protein LolA, with protein sequence MNKLFTFLFFFQIGLHIQAQTSAEKLSALMKKVAKETQTLQSHFEQEKFSPLLENTAKTSGQLYFQQPKSICWKYVGEKANSIVFNEEKAFVISNGKRKEYNLEKNPIFRKMNELIASSVQGQVMEQKEFKVEVKEEKGNYLVYMKPKANAVRLFVKEIQLKVNSKGLVEALTIFSKNGDWTKIMFSQQVVNAKVDAGLFK encoded by the coding sequence ATGAATAAACTTTTTACTTTTCTTTTCTTCTTTCAAATTGGGCTGCATATTCAGGCTCAAACATCTGCAGAAAAATTAAGTGCATTAATGAAAAAGGTGGCTAAGGAAACCCAAACGTTACAAAGCCATTTTGAACAGGAAAAATTTTCGCCATTGCTTGAAAACACGGCCAAAACTTCGGGGCAACTTTACTTCCAACAACCCAAATCCATTTGTTGGAAATATGTGGGGGAAAAGGCTAATTCCATTGTTTTTAATGAAGAAAAGGCCTTTGTAATCTCAAATGGCAAACGCAAAGAATACAATTTGGAGAAAAATCCAATATTCCGAAAAATGAATGAACTCATTGCCAGCAGTGTCCAAGGGCAAGTGATGGAACAAAAGGAATTTAAAGTGGAGGTTAAGGAAGAAAAAGGAAATTACCTGGTTTACATGAAACCCAAGGCCAATGCTGTCAGGTTATTTGTAAAAGAAATTCAATTGAAGGTTAACAGCAAAGGTTTGGTCGAAGCACTGACCATATTCAGTAAAAATGGGGATTGGACAAAAATTATGTTTAGCCAACAGGTGGTAAATGCAAAAGTAGATGCCGGGCTTTTCAAGTAA
- a CDS encoding sodium:solute symporter: MSPIIILVSIAVYFFALVGISIYTSRHADNTSYFTGNKASPWLAVAFGMIGDSLSGVTFISVPGLVVLAKFSYLQLVLGYLAGYFVIAYVLMPVYYKMNLTSIYTYLETRFGAGAERTGSFFFIVSRTLGAAGRLFLAAGVLQTFVFDAFHIPFFVAVAFIIALMLVYTAKGGIKTLVWTDTFQSLFLLMGVILSIAAIASNLNLDFSGLVNTVKESPLSETFFWDFKEKNYFWKQFLGGFFIAIAMTGLDQNMMQKNLSCRSLGEAQKNIVSFSFVMVMVNVFFLSLGVLLYTFVDFNHIAIPLNAEGKMITDKLFPVLALNHLGVWAGLAFIIGLTAATFSSADSVLTTLTTSFYYDFLHLQRNEKVSEEKKTIYRNLIHIGFALLLLVCIVVFSLLNDKAIVDTILTLAGYTYGPLLGLFAFGILTKRVATDKWIPILAIIPPVVCYYFSLHSEQWLSGYKVGLELLFFNGLLMFGLLWIFSGKQVK, translated from the coding sequence CAGGCAATAAAGCTTCACCTTGGTTGGCTGTGGCATTTGGTATGATCGGGGATTCCCTTTCCGGTGTGACTTTTATATCCGTACCAGGCTTAGTTGTTTTGGCCAAATTCTCCTATTTACAATTGGTGCTTGGCTATTTGGCCGGCTATTTTGTTATTGCCTATGTATTGATGCCGGTATATTATAAAATGAATCTTACCTCAATCTACACTTACCTTGAAACACGCTTTGGCGCCGGAGCAGAAAGAACAGGTTCCTTCTTTTTTATAGTAAGTAGAACCTTGGGGGCGGCAGGACGCTTATTTCTGGCTGCCGGGGTGCTACAAACCTTTGTTTTTGATGCTTTTCATATTCCCTTTTTTGTAGCAGTTGCCTTTATCATTGCCTTGATGTTGGTTTACACAGCCAAAGGAGGCATCAAAACCTTGGTCTGGACGGATACTTTCCAATCCTTGTTTTTATTGATGGGCGTTATATTAAGCATAGCAGCAATTGCCTCCAATTTAAACCTCGACTTTTCAGGCCTTGTAAATACGGTGAAGGAAAGTCCGCTTTCAGAAACTTTTTTCTGGGATTTTAAGGAAAAGAACTACTTCTGGAAGCAATTTTTAGGGGGATTTTTTATTGCCATAGCCATGACTGGATTGGATCAAAATATGATGCAGAAAAACTTGAGCTGCCGCAGTTTGGGAGAGGCTCAAAAGAACATCGTTTCCTTCAGTTTTGTAATGGTCATGGTCAATGTTTTTTTCTTGTCCTTGGGCGTTTTGCTTTACACCTTTGTTGATTTTAACCACATTGCCATTCCCTTAAATGCCGAAGGGAAAATGATTACGGATAAGCTGTTCCCGGTTTTGGCACTCAACCATTTAGGAGTTTGGGCCGGTTTGGCCTTTATTATTGGTTTAACGGCTGCTACTTTTTCCAGTGCCGATTCGGTTTTGACTACGCTTACTACCTCGTTTTATTATGATTTTTTGCACCTTCAGCGGAATGAAAAGGTCAGTGAAGAAAAGAAAACAATTTATCGCAATTTGATTCATATTGGTTTTGCATTGCTTTTGTTGGTTTGCATTGTGGTTTTTAGTCTGCTCAATGATAAAGCCATTGTAGATACTATTTTAACCCTGGCAGGCTATACCTATGGACCTTTGTTGGGACTTTTCGCCTTTGGAATTTTAACCAAAAGGGTAGCAACAGACAAATGGATTCCGATTTTGGCAATTATTCCACCGGTGGTATGTTATTATTTTAGTTTGCACTCCGAGCAATGGTTAAGCGGTTATAAGGTTGGTTTGGAGCTATTATTTTTTAATGGCTTGCTGATGTTTGGATTGCTGTGGATCTTCTCCGGAAAACAAGTTAAATAG